In one window of Candidatus Sulfuricurvum sp. RIFRC-1 DNA:
- a CDS encoding SpoIIE family protein phosphatase, translating into MGLMTKFMPEVLENTSVNDKVNYLVKLTQLLAISAIIAGIIGMLISNFSIRALNENALEPLGHLRLIKESYEQKVLVTAQNIAHGEVTDYTQAYTTLNREKESIVTEWNAYKNGHLTEEETALLPDTEKYFNLSVRSLDNLILLVKEKKLMDIIAWTTDDAPYTIIELTPLLNKLMQVQILNAQNIYSTTQIQFFAILALVILISIAGAIYVAKMVKRVVSDITHPFGELLSQSKALANQKFDEPFVWKRTDEIGQVGKSFELSRQALHHSFQLIQDNNKELEQINTLVRSSINYASRIQRSFLPEPDMLDRFTNDAFVIWKPKDVIGGDCYWIDKTDKGFFVAIIDCTGHGVPGALMTFVVISILDRLLSQQRHLDDPAALLSQMNRLVKETLGQYDETSESNDGMDGAFCYVDLENKQLTFAGANTPLLYVEDNHMHHVKPDKHSIGYVHSDLDLTFTNQTLQLKEGMHFYLTTDGIIDQIGGSKRIAFGKKRLMEIIFDNHQKPMHEQQAIILEKYNHYKGDESQRDDNTMIAFQI; encoded by the coding sequence ATGGGATTAATGACAAAGTTTATGCCGGAAGTACTCGAAAACACAAGCGTAAACGATAAGGTAAACTATTTAGTCAAGCTAACGCAACTGCTTGCCATAAGTGCTATTATTGCCGGTATCATCGGGATGCTTATCTCCAATTTTTCCATTCGGGCGCTCAATGAAAATGCTCTGGAGCCTCTGGGTCACCTGCGATTAATCAAAGAATCCTACGAACAAAAAGTACTGGTTACGGCTCAAAACATCGCTCACGGTGAAGTCACGGATTACACACAGGCGTACACCACGCTCAACCGTGAAAAAGAGAGTATCGTGACCGAGTGGAACGCCTATAAAAACGGTCATTTAACCGAAGAGGAAACGGCATTATTACCCGATACCGAAAAATATTTTAATTTATCTGTCCGAAGTTTGGATAATTTGATTCTCCTCGTCAAAGAGAAAAAGTTGATGGATATCATCGCCTGGACGACGGATGATGCCCCCTACACCATTATCGAGCTGACCCCTTTGCTCAATAAGCTCATGCAGGTACAAATTCTCAACGCCCAAAATATTTATTCCACCACGCAAATTCAGTTTTTTGCCATTTTGGCACTCGTTATTCTCATCAGTATTGCCGGCGCAATCTATGTGGCAAAGATGGTTAAAAGGGTGGTTTCCGACATTACGCACCCCTTTGGCGAACTCTTGTCCCAATCCAAAGCGTTGGCAAACCAAAAATTTGACGAACCGTTTGTGTGGAAACGTACCGATGAGATAGGACAAGTCGGAAAAAGTTTTGAACTCTCCCGACAAGCACTCCATCACTCATTTCAACTGATCCAAGATAATAATAAAGAATTAGAGCAGATCAATACATTGGTTCGCAGCAGCATTAATTACGCCAGCCGTATTCAGCGTTCCTTTTTGCCGGAGCCGGATATGCTCGATCGTTTTACCAATGACGCTTTTGTTATTTGGAAACCGAAAGACGTTATCGGCGGAGACTGCTATTGGATCGATAAAACCGACAAAGGGTTCTTTGTTGCCATCATCGATTGTACGGGACATGGTGTTCCGGGTGCCTTAATGACTTTTGTCGTGATTTCGATTCTTGACCGGTTGCTGTCTCAACAAAGACACCTGGACGATCCTGCCGCACTCTTAAGCCAAATGAACCGTCTGGTAAAAGAGACCTTAGGGCAATACGATGAAACAAGCGAATCCAATGATGGGATGGACGGAGCATTTTGTTACGTCGATCTTGAAAATAAACAATTAACCTTCGCCGGAGCCAATACGCCGCTTCTGTATGTTGAGGACAATCACATGCATCATGTCAAACCCGATAAACACAGTATCGGCTATGTTCACAGTGATCTGGATCTGACCTTTACCAATCAGACGTTACAACTCAAAGAGGGGATGCATTTTTATCTCACAACCGATGGAATCATTGACCAGATCGGCGGCAGTAAACGAATTGCGTTCGGTAAAAAACGGCTTATGGAAATTATTTTTGACAACCATCAAAAACCGATGCACGAACAACAAGCCATCATTTTAGAAAAATACAA